AGATGACGTCCATCTCCTCGGTGCCGATGCCGCCGGTGACCGGTGAGTTCTCGCCGTCCTGCTCGTAGTAATTGAACAGGATTTCCACATCCAGCTCGCTACCGTCGGTACCCGAGGCCACCGGCGCCGAGCTCGGGGAGCCCGCGCCGGGAGGCGCCGCACCGGGTTCCGGGGCCTGCGCTTCCGTAGCGGCTGGTATCAGCAGCGCCAAGACGAGCAGAGCTCGCAAGATCCCTGAAGGCCGAAGGGCCGTGGTGGTGGAAAAACTGGAGGAAAGCCTCCGGGCGCTCAGGAACATCCGCAGCCTCCTCCCGATTTGCCGCCGTTGCCGCCGGCGGCCCCTTCACGGTACACCTCGATATTGCGCTCGAAACGGTGGCAGGGCACTTCGTCCGCCTGCATCGCCTCCAGGGACAAAATCTCTCGCTCGTAGGGCTGCACCGTGGCGCAGGCTCCCAAGCTCAGGCAGAACCCAAAGCCCAACGCCAAAGCGAGAAATCTCTGTCCCAGAGAGCGGTGGATGAAAGATCGGTGAAGCTGAATCATGAATCGGTCTCCTCGCGGACGAACTTCGATTGCAGGTTGTCGGAAAAATGCAGTGAGCCTTCGGCATCGACGATCATTCCCTCGATGCCCCGCAGCTGGTTGAGCAGGGCCAGTCCCTTTTCCCGGCCAAGCACGAAGACTCCAGTGGCCAGGGCATCCGCCAGCTCGGCGTTGGGGCAGACGATGGTGACGCTACGCACGTCTCGCACCGGCTGCCCGGTGCGCGGATCCAGAATGTGGGCATAGCGCACACCGTCGATTTCGACATAGCGCTCATAGTCGCCGGA
Above is a genomic segment from Acidobacteriota bacterium containing:
- a CDS encoding DUF4266 domain-containing protein; the protein is MIQLHRSFIHRSLGQRFLALALGFGFCLSLGACATVQPYEREILSLEAMQADEVPCHRFERNIEVYREGAAGGNGGKSGGGCGCS